A portion of the Punica granatum isolate Tunisia-2019 chromosome 7, ASM765513v2, whole genome shotgun sequence genome contains these proteins:
- the LOC116212885 gene encoding uncharacterized protein LOC116212885, protein MEANSSYGTSWADQWDDGPDPVPAGGKKTLGGSSTSGGSAAKYKQKVGEGLGKTKTAASHGVKKVKEGTSVGIQWIKTKYQKTTQKH, encoded by the coding sequence ATGGAGGCGAACAGCTCGTACGGGACGTCGTGGGCGGACCAGTGGGACGACGGGCCCGACCCGGTCCCCGCCGGCGGCAAGAAGACCTTAGGAGGATCCTCCACCTCGGGCGGCTCAGCGGCCAAGTACAAGCAGAAGGTGGGAGAGGGCCTCGGGAAGACCAAGACCGCGGCGTCCCACGGCGTCAAGAAGGTCAAGGAAGGCACCTCGGTCGGGATCCAGTGGATCAAAACCAAGTACCAGAAGACCACTCAGAAGCACTGA